A portion of the Glycine max cultivar Williams 82 chromosome 10, Glycine_max_v4.0, whole genome shotgun sequence genome contains these proteins:
- the CYN gene encoding cyanate hydratase (The RefSeq protein has 3 substitutions compared to this genomic sequence), whose amino-acid sequence MERKKAKIVAELQAVKHNSGKSYNQLAEETGLTNVYVAQLLRRQAQLNPQTAPLLRAALPDLPQDLVPEMMRPPLRSYDPNLIQDPTVYRLNEAVMHFGESIKEIINEEFGDGTMSAIDFYCSVDKIKGVDGKDRVVLTFDGKYLPHSEQKSEHMVSRTRPLGKQ is encoded by the exons ATGGAGCAGAAGAAGGCAAAGATAGTGGCAGAGCTCCAAGCTGTGAAGCACAACAGTGGCAAGTCCTACAATCAGTTAGCGGAGGAGACTGGACTCACCAACGTCTATGTTGCTCAGCTTCTCAGGAGACAGGCTCAGCTCAATCCCCAAACTGCCCCTCTACTTCGGGCAGCGCTGCCCGACCTGCCCCAAGACCTTGTTTCTGAGATGATGAGACCCCCTTTGAGGTCTTATGACCCTAATCTCATCCAAGACCCCACTGTCTATAG GTTGAATGAAGCTGTTATGCATTTTGGGGAGAGCATCAAAGAAATAATCAATGAGGAGTTTGGTGATGGGAT CATGTCAGCAATAGATTTCTACTGCTCGgttgataaaattaaaggaGTAGATGGGAAGGATCGTGTGGTATTGACATTTGATGGGAAATATTTGCCACATTCAGAACAG AAATCTGAGCACATGGTTTCAAGAACAAGGCCACTGGGAAAACAGTGA